In Paenibacillus sonchi, a single genomic region encodes these proteins:
- a CDS encoding discoidin domain-containing protein translates to MKFRYGTLILLLILLAYFNEPALATAESTTVESLNNLKTYYQYDVGGAKLSYTLTPYNTVYCVYDANGNMLRTVQSAKPALFTSSALTSWDVYKLGDGNSGSIWSSHGHPVDQGPEWVAVDLGDVHFIGGISLTPRSTLSFPKDFRLQSSTDAVNWTDIPGQTYTSYSNNGNIQNFTFNNSIAARYVRVLATKLGKDDAGNYYFQLGEFDVHLIKITASSSLQGWPVSRLIDGNNSSIWSSNASDNEASIEWIAADAGDTTFISGISLTPRSTLSFPKDFKLQYSLDAVNWTDIPGQIYTNYANNGNVQTFSFDSSVIGRYVRIYATKLGKDDGGRYYFQLGNLHCIIRRSLPHPVCPDGQWPG, encoded by the coding sequence ATGAAATTTCGATATGGCACGTTAATATTACTGCTTATATTGCTCGCTTATTTCAATGAACCAGCACTAGCTACCGCCGAGTCCACAACAGTCGAATCTCTAAACAACTTAAAAACCTATTACCAGTATGACGTAGGTGGTGCAAAGCTGAGCTACACACTCACTCCTTACAATACCGTCTATTGTGTTTATGATGCCAATGGCAACATGCTACGCACTGTTCAATCCGCTAAGCCTGCTCTGTTCACTTCTTCGGCGTTGACTAGCTGGGACGTCTATAAACTGGGGGATGGAAATTCAGGAAGCATCTGGTCGAGTCATGGACATCCGGTTGATCAAGGACCAGAGTGGGTAGCTGTAGACTTAGGCGATGTTCATTTTATCGGAGGAATCAGCCTGACTCCACGTAGCACTTTGAGCTTCCCCAAAGATTTCCGTCTGCAATCCAGTACCGATGCGGTCAATTGGACGGATATCCCCGGTCAAACTTACACTAGCTATTCCAACAACGGAAATATTCAAAACTTTACTTTTAACAATTCTATTGCGGCCCGGTATGTTCGAGTTCTCGCTACAAAATTAGGTAAGGATGATGCGGGGAACTATTACTTCCAATTGGGAGAGTTTGATGTTCATCTGATTAAAATCACAGCTTCCTCTAGCCTTCAGGGCTGGCCTGTTTCACGGTTAATTGACGGAAATAACTCCTCAATCTGGTCTAGTAACGCAAGTGACAATGAGGCAAGTATTGAATGGATCGCTGCAGATGCCGGAGACACAACATTTATAAGCGGAATCAGTCTGACACCACGCAGCACCTTAAGCTTTCCAAAAGATTTCAAGCTCCAATATAGCCTAGATGCCGTTAACTGGACGGATATTCCGGGACAAATTTATACCAACTATGCGAATAACGGGAATGTGCAAACCTTCTCTTTTGACAGCTCCGTAATTGGAAGGTATGTTCGGATTTATGCAACGAAACTCGGCAAAGATGATGGGGGAAGATATTATTTTCAGCTTGGGAATTTACACTGCATCATTCGAAGGTCGCTGCCTCATCCAGTCTGCCCGGATGGTCAGTGGCCCGGTTAA
- a CDS encoding discoidin domain-containing protein → MVNAAASATLKGWTATHLMDNNTNSIWSSPYHASSIATEWAALDLVNSQSVKSITVTPRGTLSFPLDFKLQYSNDGIRWQDIPGQSYTNISNTGSARTFTFSQPILARFIRLYATRLGVDDAGNNYFQLAELKANLLSSQ, encoded by the coding sequence CTGGTCAACGCAGCCGCCTCTGCTACTTTAAAAGGTTGGACGGCAACCCATCTGATGGATAATAACACAAACAGCATCTGGTCCAGCCCTTACCATGCCAGCAGCATCGCTACGGAATGGGCTGCACTTGATCTGGTAAACAGTCAGTCGGTCAAAAGCATCACAGTAACGCCAAGAGGAACGTTAAGTTTCCCACTAGATTTCAAGCTGCAATATAGTAATGACGGTATTCGATGGCAGGATATACCGGGGCAAAGCTACACTAATATCAGCAATACGGGTTCCGCAAGGACGTTTACATTCAGTCAGCCGATATTGGCTCGTTTTATTCGACTGTACGCGACAAGACTAGGCGTAGATGATGCGGGCAACAATTACTTTCAATTAGCCGAATTGAAAGCAAATCTCTTATCTTCACAATAA
- a CDS encoding discoidin domain-containing protein produces MARLTDNNTTSTWSSNLHGIATESEWVAFHLGRAETVGSVTITPRAKYAFPVDFKFQASNDAVHWTDIEGQSYVNYLNNGNVQTFTFDSSIIAKYIRLYVTKLGKDDGGITIFNYLNSKPIWSTQPPLLL; encoded by the coding sequence GTGGCCCGGTTAACCGATAATAATACCACTTCCACCTGGTCCAGTAATTTACATGGAATCGCAACAGAAAGTGAGTGGGTTGCATTTCATTTGGGCCGAGCGGAGACAGTAGGGAGTGTGACTATCACACCGAGAGCTAAGTATGCTTTTCCAGTAGATTTCAAATTCCAGGCCAGCAATGATGCCGTACACTGGACTGATATTGAAGGGCAATCCTACGTCAATTATCTCAATAACGGTAATGTGCAGACGTTTACGTTTGATAGCTCAATAATCGCCAAGTATATCCGGCTTTACGTAACGAAGCTCGGTAAAGACGATGGGGGAATTACTATTTTCAATTATCTGAACTCAAAACCAATCTGGTCAACGCAGCCGCCTCTGCTACTTTAA